The sequence AGTGGATTTCTGTCGGGCTGGATGAGGACCAAGTCAAAAGCTTCCGGTCAGAGCGGCTCCGGTACGCCGCGTGGACGGGGTCATGCAAAGCGGCAATCGATCAAGAGTATCGAAGTGTTTCAAACGAGCGATCAGGAAGAGTCGGACCATGTGTCggacagcagcaccggcgGTGCAAGGTCGGGCAAAGTAGCGTTTCCTGGCTCTTGCTCCACGAGGGTGGCGCGGAGCAAGAGTCGGGTACAGGAGACTCCACCGAGAAGCATCCGTGGCACGGTCGTAGAGGCGAAGGATAGGCAGAGGGTGGATTCAACCATGAGCCTGAACGCTCCTTCGGTGTATCATACGCCTCGCGGGAGTACGTTTTTCAGCGTCAGTCCCACGCCTCGGACCACACTGGGGATTGGTGCGTCAGAGGGCAagcagagccagagccgTGGCGATGCGGACGATGATGGGAGCGTCAAACGGCTTAGTGTGGGTTCTTTCAACTCGAGCGTACTTGCAGGCGACGCGCCAGGGTTGAGATACAGACCCTCTCTCGCCTCGTCCACGCTCTCGGTGGCTACCACGATCAAACCCACTGCTTCTCGGCGTCCGCATCCACCGCAAATCAGCACAGCTGCCACGCACACGCTCAAAGCACCCAAATCTATCAACGACCTCTTCCAACCCCAATCGCCCAtatcgccatcgcctccACACACCCCGTCCACGATCTCTCTTCCCATTGAACCTGTCGCGCCCTTACCCGCACCTCTCCCAGACCTCCAAGAACCAGAACACGGCTTTACCCTCTTCTACACGTCAGCCAAGACGGGCAACAACATCGAGCGCATGTTTCGCCACATCCTCCACCGGATCGTCTCCACTAGCACATACATGGACGCGCAGCAgtgtgcagctgcaaacGCACACTCGTGCGAGGACAGACACGACAGGCAGCACCTAGAAGCCGAGATCATGAGGAGAACCATTCGCTTGGCTAGCGGCAAGAACCCCAACGATCGCTGGTTCACGTGCTGCTGAATAGCGCACCACTCTTCATGGTTGTGACCTAACTTAGTAACTTTCGAGTTTACGTTGTGCCAGAGTGCGCTGATGCACGCTAAATTTTCTCAATCTGATACCAGTCACGATTCTGCCAGTTTGTGATCACTCGAATCGCTGCGTGTCTCTGCAGCGTGGTTGCATGGCGAGTGCGTGCGATGCGGACATTCCACTGGGTTTCACGTTGGCGCTGACTTTGCGCTTCAACATACTGAGTACAGGAGGATGGAAGAGTAACAGATAGCAAATGACGCATGACGCATAGCATCCGAGACGATTGGGGCGTGGTGGCCAGGTGAGATGAACGACAAGTGCGTGCGGCGTGCCTCAGAGCTTAAAGTCGGACCTGGCATACTTTGTGGTCTTGCTGGCGGCGTTGTCGGTAAAAAAGTAGATGTCACCAGGGGGCGAAGGACGGACTCTGGAAGCTGGGAGGCCCAACTCAGGCTGATCGAGCACCTTGCTGAGCATCTCCTGCTTGCCCTCGCCCGCGAGGACGAATGCCAACCTGTGAGCGTGGTTGAGGACGGGATAGGTGAACGTAATCCTCTTGGCCGGGGGTTTGGGGCTATCCTCGATGGGTGCCACCCACCTGTCCTGTTCTGTCAACAGTTCGTGACCGGGGAACAACGAACAGGTGTGGCCATCCGGGCCCATACCCAACAGGATTAGGTCGAACACTGGGTTTCGAACCGCCTCCTTTCCCGCAAATGCCTGCACCAGCTGCTTTTCGTACGCATCCGACAACTCCTCCGGATCATCGAGCAGGGCTTCATCGATAGTGTGGATTTGGCTTCGCTTGAGTTCGGGAACTTTCGAAAAGAATTCCTGGTGGCACAGATAGTAGTTGCTGTCCTCATGATCCAACGGAACCAGGCGTTCGTCACAGAAGAAGATCTCCCACTTGTCCCACCGCAAAGCGTTATCGTCGCGGTTGATAAGGTACTTGGCGAGCATCTTGGGTAGCGAACCACCCGAAGTGGCGAGCGTGAACTTGTTCCTACGCGAGATCGCATCGTTCTGTGCCTTGATCACAAAATCCGCCAGATTGCGCGACAGCTCATCCGAGTCGGCGAACGAGAAGAGGATGGGTTCGGCGGGTGTTTGGGACGGTgctttggcgtcgacgGGCGGCATGGTGTCTGATGTGGATGTGAGGTCAACGGCCAGTTGATGTTACTGCAGAGTCGCTCGATAAAAACGGAGAAAGGATGTGGTAGAGTTGACTGGCGTCAAAGGAAGCTACGTGGATACGCAATGTGTGACGATAGTCTCAATTGGATGTCAGTGCAGGTGGATGTGCAGGAAGATGATGAGAAATCACTTTGGCCGTTGCgcactctgtgactgctgcgCACGTCCTTCCATGAAACGCAGCTCAGCCACTGACGGCCGACATCGCGAAAGTCAAGCCTGAAACAGGTAAAAATAAATCCTTTTTTTTAAAAACCAAAAGTGGAGAAACATTTGCCCTCAACTTAGGATCGGCTCTCTCTCTGACTTTTTTACTATTTTATAGCTCGCGCAAAATAAATAActgaaattcgtgattcatcGAGGTGGAATTTGCAAACTAACGTTATCGTGTAACGTATATTAAATAATAATAAATAATTTTTGATTTTCCACTCTGTCGTAATGCTTCATCCCGAAGGAGAAGAGCAGACGAGATTAGAGAtaacaaccacgaacgtCGTAACTtctttcacgattcacgattcttccACACTACACAGATGAGCGCACATGAGCAAtaatcaatcacgaatcgtgatcgAATTTGAATCAGATCtcaaactcacgactcacgtTCCGACCAAGCCAACGTGCTGCCATTttgcagtcgtgagttgtcTCCCGCCTTTTTCAATCGGGGGCCTTTCATCTTGCAGACTGCCGCgcgttcgtgatttgcttCCTCCTCTGTCTCTCTCCCTTTGTTCAAGCCTGTCTGAGTCGGATGCTTGCTGATCAGGTTAGACACGATGGTCTAGAATCGGCGCCAACGAAAAGAGCATGGACACCATTAGAGGTGCAAATCGGGCCACACATCCACAGGCACGGGACGACAGAGTGACGTCAACCTCGTATCGTAAATTGCAGAGCTTTTGTGCTTGGCTTATTCACCACTGAGATCACAGATCATGGATCACGGACACCGAATCACGTGGGCAAACTTTACTCTTTGTTAGTAAGTGTCAGTCTCACAACGTGATCGCTAAAATTACCCTCGTGTGCATCACCCTGCGATGATCCCACAAACAACATGAAGCACATCAACAGCTGTCAAGATGAAGTGTCGATCGTGTGCATGCCTGGCGCCAAGCAGCATTTCAGCACACCTTGAGCGCGCTCGATATGCTGCAGGTTTTCCTAGAGGCCCTCATCGTTCTGGCTAAAGGTTCTTCGCGTTGGTGTGTTTCGCCCACTGGTCGATCTTCGTCCACTGGCAAATGACGTTGCGTCAAACACGGGCACTCCTgtgtcctcgtcgtcttcatccacCACTACTGCATCCCGTTCTGCAGGATACAGATCCGCATCTCCGTCCTCTTCGACCGAAAAAAAGTTCTTCCTGCCGCCCGCCGCCGACCCACCTGCACTCGCATCACCCACCTGCAGAGATAGATCGAGTTGGCTAGCCGCCGCATCTCGTgcagcgagacgagctatcttcttctcttcgtgcttgcgtGAAGCAACAGAATTGCTAAAGAGCGGGAGCAGGTATTTCTGATCGATGGCTTGGAACCATTGACCGTCCTTCATAACGAGGCCTGCTCGGTCCAGAAGCTGTTTCGCGGGCGATGAGGTGGAGCCGTCCGCGGACGATGCTTCAATCACAGCTCGACGGATCTCGCTCAGGCTCGGTAGCGATCCAGCGTtggatggcgagcgtgcACTTGCAAACCCAGGACCGCCAGAGCTGGTGCTAAGTGGACCGAGACCAGATGTCGGACCGGGCGTCGACGATCGCGACGGAAGCATATCAGAAGACAAAGATGATacatcctcttcctcgtccagGTCATCGGCGAATCCTCCACGCTGGTTACCAGCCTTTCCGCCTCCACCTTGCGCTCGTGCATATACAGAGTTGGCGTGGCTCAGCGATGCGCGCGGGCTTGAGTTTGCGCTTGCATCGCGGTAGCCACTCTTGCCACCCGAAGCATATCGGTTACCTGGTCGTGTCAAGCCCGCTCGTTCTGATGCATCGCGATAGTTGGCCGCATCCATGTAGCCCCTCCTTTGCATCCCCCTCAACCGCATCACAtcatcttcgtcctcctcatcatccGAATCGCCTTCATCATCCTGCACGCCGGTACGAATGCCCAAgatctcgagcatctgcgcCGTAGTTCCGCCGAAAACAATCACCGTCAGTACCACTGTCACCAACACCGTCGTCTGCAGGGCAATTGCATTCTGTCCCTCGATACCTGCTGAGAGCGCAAATCCGACAGCACCGCGCAGACCAGCCCAGAAGAGCATGATCTGATACTGTCGTGgcagctcctcctcgccactgccactgccactgcccCGAGGCACACCACCGCCTCCAGTGGCTCGCGCGCGTCGATTATTGCGGGCCCGCTTGAATGCGTTAACCACACTGGCGATGGGAAACACTGCACAGTAGCGTGATGCTACGACAGCAACAACGGTGACAATAATGAACAGCGGCTTGTATACCAAGATCTCCTGTGTGAAGAGACTGAGGCCGAGGTAGATAAAGATAAAGTTTTCCGAAAGGTTGGCCAGCGTCTGAAACGTGTATCGCGTCGTTCGCTGTGTTCGCCGCGACATGTTGTGGTAGGCGTAGTGCTTGAGCGTGATACCGCAGAAGAGAAGGGAGACAATACCACTCATGGTAACGCCGTTGCTGAAAAAGTAGCTCGTGTAGGCGATCAGGGCTACGAGACAGCTCTCCAACTGAGGATACGAGCTAAGTCGCGAATGTTTGAGCAGCAGTGAGCATCCCAGACCGAAACATACGCCGAGCAACATGGAGAGCGTAAAGACAACCAGGAAGAGGCCGATACCGTGGAAGATGGACGAAATGTAAATGTCCTTGCCGCGGAAAGTGGAAAGAGTGTCAAACATGACAATGGACACAGCATCATTGAGAATGCTCTCACCAAAGATGACCGAGTACAGTTTGGGATCCACCTTGTACGTGTTGAAGATGGCGAGAATGGTGACCGGATCGGTAGCGCTCAACGTTGAGCCAAAAATGAGACACTCGAGCAAggtgagcgagatggaTTCGAGGTGAAGTAGAGACCAGAGGTAAACGATCACACCGACCACGATGGCACTGATGAAAGTGCCCGCAAAGGCAAATATGAGGATGGTGCCAAAGTTGCGGAAAAAGTTTTCTTGTCGCAGATCGTATCCAGATGCGAGGATGATGGGCGGGAGCAGCACATTGAGCATGATGGTATtgctgaagctgagcaTGTTTTGCACCTGCTCGCCTGGCCCAACGCGAAGACAGACACCGACAAACATGCCGGCAAAGAGACCTACGATGGTTTCATGTACCGCGGTGATGCGCTTGACCTTAAGGTAGTACGAAGTCCAGAAGGACATGATGAGTAGAGACAGCACGAGGAACAGGGCCAGGGAAGAGAAGCGTTCCTGCTGTTCTGCATCTGGCACGGGTAGGGCGGGCGCGGCTGGCTTGGTTGGCGTAGCCGTCGCTATCGCTGTTGTCAAAGAATTTGTGCCATTCGAAGTTGATGCCGCGCTGACGAtagcagtagcagcaccagcagcaccagcaagcagcatcatGCACCGAGTGAACATCGTGACTGCCGTTTTGTGCCCTCAGGCTGGCCCTTTATTGGGTCAATGAACGCAAGTAGGACCTGATGGCAGCCGCTAGAGAAAGAAATGTGCTTCAAAGGTAGATGGAGGTCATGGGTAGACAAGCGTCAAGAGTCGTCCACGTCCGAGTACAACAGCGAGATACTGTGTTGGACTGTgcggcaatcacgaatgtgagtGTAATCGAGTTTGATAAAGACGCGACTCAGCGAATTCAAAGTTTATCGAGTAAGTTAACTATCGTGTACGGGTTGACGAGAGGCTATTcaccaattcacgattaagTTAAcgttattcgtgattcgtgattcgattcacgaatcgtgaatcgtgaatgttttCCGAATGCCGTAATTTTGCGCAGCGAAGAAAAAGGGTTGTGCGTCGGTGTTGTTATAATTGCCTCTTTCTTCCATCCTACAACATCGTCTCACCACCTGCGCGTCGTTCGCAGCTACGCAAGTATGAACGACTACCCCATGGATGCGGCGCCTCAGTCGCTTTCCGAGCTACTTCAGCAGTCGAGAAAACTCACCAACCACCTCGGCCGCTCGGATCTGCCTCAGATCCAACTAGGtctcgaccagatcgaaAATCAAAGtcgcaagctcgtctccAAAAACCTGCGTTCTGGGTCCGCACAGCCTGGCGATGCTCGCGCTCACTACTTTCTCGCGAATGGTGGCATCGATGCCGCACAGCTTGCGGACACCATCCACGCTGCCAACATTGCAAGCACGTTTGAACCACTTCAGCCCATCTACGATACAGATGTGGAGAGCTACCTCACGCACGAGCATCAGCAGGTTATCATCAGCGCAATTGAGCAAGGCAGGCGCGAGACGCTTCAAGACTTTCATCGCAACCTCGATCGCACCATGCATCGCGACTGGGAGAGGCAAAAGCGCAAGATCCTCGAAGAACTAGGCCAACATCAGCCGACCAACgcctcgacatcgacaCGCGACGCTGACATCGACGTCTCTCGTTCCAGCTTCGGTGCCTCAACCTCGTCACACACTTTGCCGACCAGTACCAGCTCCATGCTCGGCGGCCACGCTACCTCGCAAATGCACGGAAAGATGGCCCGATACCAGATGGTTGTTTCTAGACTCAATTCCTCACGTCTCGAAGGATACAGCCTTGCACTGGCGCATGCATTTATCGACGCCATCTCCGGTCTCGGCGAGGATGCAAAGAACAAGGAGCTGCATGAAAGCTGGAAGGCGCTCGCTTCCATGGTACGAGAGCAGAACGTGCGCAACGGCGAGTTCGGTGCCAGGCCGGTCAAGGAACGAGAGTACGCTCCTGTCTACGTCGATCTCAAGGCGTGGCATGGCGTCGACGGCATCAATCTGCGCAAAGAACTTGTTGAAGGCTCCAAGGCCTTCCTCGAGCAGGAATTTATAGAACACATGGAGCAGGTCATCGCTGCCAATCCAGTGCTGGCACAACGTGGTGGGGCTCCTACTGTGCGATCTACCGTCAGTGCTTTTCTTCGCGTCCAGCATCTCAGCTCGCAGAACCAGTGGAGGTCTGACCTggccaaggagctcgatgcATCAACCAACGTGCCCATCTGGGCCGAGCTTTACTTCCTCCTTCGCATCGGTAGAACCAAAGAAGCGCTCGAATGTGCTTCCGAGAATGAGAACCGCATCCGCTCCACCGACCCTTCCTTCCTTGCCTATCTCAAAGCCTGGCTTGATTCGCCCGACCGCCGCCTGCCACGCCTGCTAAAGGATCGCTTCGTCGCCGAGTACAATTCCCGCTTCCGTACTCTCCCCGAAGTTCACGACCCCTACAAGCTCGGTCTGTACAAACTCATCGGGAGGATCGACGTGTTGAAAAAGTTTCCCACGCTGCTCACCTCGAGCATCCAGAACTGGCTCTGGCTTCAGCTGAGCATGGTGCGTGAGACGtacgacgaggatgcagatgcCCAAGACTCGGTGCGTGACAGGTTCACGCTAGCTGATCTAGGCAACAAAGTAGAAAAGTTTGGCGAGGCTTACTTTGACCCCAAAGGTAATCGTCCGCTCTTCTACTTCCGACTCCTGCTGTTGTGCGGTCAATTTGAAAAAGCAGTCGGGTTTCTCTTTTCTCGCTCGGCACACCAGGTGGATGCGATTCACTTTGCGGTAGCGCTCGCCTACTACGGATTGCTGCGCGTTCCTTCGCAAGCGGCCTCGTCGCAGGTCGAGTATCTGCTGGTGGAGTCGGACGGGCAGGGCGGAAGCATCGCCTCGGTCGACTTTGCTAAGCTGGTGCAGCGATATGTGCGCATGTTCTCGCAAGCGTCGCGTCGGGATGCGTTGCAGTATCTGTACCTGATCTGCTTGCACGCGGATGTGGGGGAGCCTGTGGGGTCCGAGCAGGTGCGACGCTGCCACGACTTGATCCGTGCTCTggtgctcgaagcgcaccCGACCGAATTCCAAGAGCTACTGGGCGATGTGCGCACCAACGGTGCCAAGACTCCCGGGCTGATCGAGAGAAATCTGCCACTCATCAAGATAAAAAACGAGCGCGAGTTTTTGTCGACGATTGTGCAAGTGGCAGCGACGCAGTGCGACATGGCGCACCGCACCGAGTCCGCCATCCTGCTGTACAACCTTGCGGGCCAGCACGACACTGTGGTTGCTGTGCTCAACAAGGAGCTCGGCGCACGACTGACAGAGCCAAGCAGTGCGGCCGAATGGAAGACGACGGGACTTTCATCGGGTGCGTCCTTCTCCGCGGCTAGCAACCTGGTTACGCTCGCCACGGCCATTCTGGAGACGTACGAGAAGCAATTTGGTTACTCGGGTAAGAACCGCGACACCTGTCGTCGTCTCTTGGAGCTGAAAAAGGCGGTTGGACTCCACAGCGATGGTCAGAACCTGCAGGCGTTGCAGACGATCGAAGCGCTGCGTATACTGCCTCTGGATGCCGAATCGAGAAAGGATGTGGTAGCCATCACGCGCAAGGCCGAGGAGTTTAAGGAGGTTGACGAGAACATTGCACGCAACTTTTCCGAGATTGTACTCATGACCATGACGATCCTGTACAAGCTGCACcaggagctcaaggagaGCATCCACAGGAGCGGCACGAGCGCGATGGACGAGTATCGAGCCCAGGCAAGGGCGTTGATGATGTGGGCGGGTATGCTCCGGTTCCGCATGAGTAGCGAGACGTACAGCCAGCTCACGCGACTCGATGTGTTTATTCATTAATTAGGCTAGATGGCATgcaagaagcagctgaaTCGTATTTTTAGTAGTGCCGCTCACTTACCCTAACCATGTCTGGCTTTGCGAAATGCTTTCCTGGCCATCCGAGGTGAGCAGAGAGTGTTGAGAAATGGTGattggctgctgcggaGAGCACGTTCCCAGCACTGCAtgccaagaaaaagaagtCCACGTCCATCAcagatcacgaatcgaaaaCGCGCCTCTGTTCTTCTTAGCGAGTCAACGACAAGGGCCCAAGCTGTTGCGCACTGACCAGAGCGGCTAGGATTGTGATCATACCGTGAAAGATGCACTCGCTCTCTCTACGTCTGACTCGTATATGATGTGATTGGTCCATGTGAACTTGTGGATTTGTGGTTGACATCTAAACCCAGTTGCGGCCTTGAATGGCTGTACCATAATAGAGCAGAGCGAGGGGCACACGGTCCTACAAATTCCCCGAGCGAGACAGGCAAATTCCTGTTGACATGTGATGCTTTCTTTttcgaatcgcgaatcacgaataataATCTGATAAGTTACCGCTGCGATGGCCTCTCTGCTGATTTcaaacaatcgtgaatcacagaattTTCAGTGACGGGCGTGGgcaccagtcacgagtggctGTGTAAAAAGTTCAGGAcagcgagctgctcagcgcgccagtcacgagccaagaagagcaacCGCACAGAcgcacattcgtgatttttcAGACACGCTCACGACACACACCTGTCATGACCATGTGCGACAAACTGCGCAATTCAACACGATTAATAATCGAAAACGTTATTATTATAATATTATTAATAAATAATATAACCCCACGCCTTTCGTGTCTGGTGTCTGGCTACGATTGCCCTCGAACCGTGCATGTTCCTGTTGG is a genomic window of Mycosarcoma maydis chromosome 10, whole genome shotgun sequence containing:
- a CDS encoding putative protein with a possible role in tRNA export, with the protein product MPPVDAKAPSQTPAEPILFSFADSDELSRNLADFVIKAQNDAISRRNKFTLATSGGSLPKMLAKYLINRDDNALRWDKWEIFFCDERLVPLDHEDSNYYLCHQEFFSKVPELKRSQIHTIDEALLDDPEELSDAYEKQLVQAFAGKEAVRNPVFDLILLGMGPDGHTCSLFPGHELLTEQDRWVAPIEDSPKPPAKRITFTYPVLNHAHRLAFVLAGEGKQEMLSKVLDQPELGLPASRVRPSPPGDIYFFTDNAASKTTKYARSDFKL
- a CDS encoding putative Na:H antiporter, which gives rise to MFTRCMMLLAGAAGAATAIVSAASTSNGTNSLTTAIATATPTKPAAPALPVPDAEQQERFSSLALFLVLSLLIMSFWTSYYLKVKRITAVHETIVGLFAGMFVGVCLRVGPGEQVQNMLSFSNTIMLNVLLPPIILASGYDLRQENFFRNFGTILIFAFAGTFISAIVVGVIVYLWSLLHLESISLTLLECLIFGSTLSATDPVTILAIFNTYKVDPKLYSVIFGESILNDAVSIVMFDTLSTFRGKDIYISSIFHGIGLFLVVFTLSMLLGVCFGLGCSLLLKHSRLSSYPQLESCLVALIAYTSYFFSNGVTMSGIVSLLFCGITLKHYAYHNMSRRTQRTTRYTFQTLANLSENFIFIYLGLSLFTQEILVYKPLFIIVTVVAVVASRYCAVFPIASVVNAFKRARNNRRARATGGGGVPRGSGSGSGEEELPRQYQIMLFWAGLRGAVGFALSAGIEGQNAIALQTTVLVTVVLTVIVFGGTTAQMLEILGIRTGVQDDEGDSDDEEDEDDVMRLRGMQRRGYMDAANYRDASERAGLTRPGNRYASGGKSGYRDASANSSPRASLSHANSVYARAQGGGGKAGNQRGGFADDLDEEEDVSSLSSDMLPSRSSTPGPTSGLGPLSTSSGGPGFASARSPSNAGSLPSLSEIRRAVIEASSADGSTSSPAKQLLDRAGLVMKDGQWFQAIDQKYLLPLFSNSVASRKHEEKKIARLAARDAAASQLDLSLQVGDASAGGSAAGGRKNFFSVEEDGDADLYPAERDAVVVDEDDEDTGVPVFDATSFASGRRSTSGRNTPTRRTFSQNDEGL
- a CDS encoding linker nucleoporin NIC96 (related to NIC96 - nuclear pore protein) — encoded protein: MNDYPMDAAPQSLSELLQQSRKLTNHLGRSDLPQIQLGLDQIENQSRKLVSKNLRSGSAQPGDARAHYFLANGGIDAAQLADTIHAANIASTFEPLQPIYDTDVESYLTHEHQQVIISAIEQGRRETLQDFHRNLDRTMHRDWERQKRKILEELGQHQPTNASTSTRDADIDVSRSSFGASTSSHTLPTSTSSMLGGHATSQMHGKMARYQMVVSRLNSSRLEGYSLALAHAFIDAISGLGEDAKNKELHESWKALASMVREQNVRNGEFGARPVKEREYAPVYVDLKAWHGVDGINLRKELVEGSKAFLEQEFIEHMEQVIAANPVLAQRGGAPTVRSTVSAFLRVQHLSSQNQWRSDLAKELDASTNVPIWAELYFLLRIGRTKEALECASENENRIRSTDPSFLAYLKAWLDSPDRRLPRLLKDRFVAEYNSRFRTLPEVHDPYKLGLYKLIGRIDVLKKFPTLLTSSIQNWLWLQLSMVRETYDEDADAQDSVRDRFTLADLGNKVEKFGEAYFDPKGNRPLFYFRLLLLCGQFEKAVGFLFSRSAHQVDAIHFAVALAYYGLLRVPSQAASSQVEYLLVESDGQGGSIASVDFAKLVQRYVRMFSQASRRDALQYLYLICLHADVGEPVGSEQVRRCHDLIRALVLEAHPTEFQELLGDVRTNGAKTPGLIERNLPLIKIKNEREFLSTIVQVAATQCDMAHRTESAILLYNLAGQHDTVVAVLNKELGARLTEPSSAAEWKTTGLSSGASFSAASNLVTLATAILETYEKQFGYSGKNRDTCRRLLELKKAVGLHSDGQNLQALQTIEALRILPLDAESRKDVVAITRKAEEFKEVDENIARNFSEIVLMTMTILYKLHQELKESIHRSGTSAMDEYRAQARALMMWAGMLRFRMSSETYSQLTRLDVFIH